The following is a genomic window from Eleftheria terrae.
ACGGTGCAGCGCGCCGACCGCATCGTCGTGCTGGAGCACGGCCGCATCGTCGAGGTGGGCCGCCATGCCGAGCTGGTGGCGCGCGGCGGGCTCTATGCGCAGCTGGCCGCGCTGCAGTTCGATGCTCCCGAGGCCGATGCCCCCGAGGCGCAAGCGCTCGCGGTGTGACGCCGCGACGCGGCTGCCGCTGTCCGCCGGGGCGGTGCCCAGGGGGTACCTGGCCGCCCCGCGGCGCAAGATCGTCGCCCGGCGGATAATCCGCCCCCTGACCCTTCTTTTCCCCGCCCTGTCCCATGTCCGCCGTCCCTGCCCGCCCGGTCCGCTCCCAGTACGAAGACTTCATGCGCCATGTCTATACGCATGGCACGCCCAAGACCGACCGCACCGGCACCGGCACGCGCAGCGTCTTCGGGCACCAGATGCGCTTCGACCTCAACGAAGGTTTTCCGGCGGTCACCACCAAGAAGCTGCACCTGAAGTCCATCGTGTACGAGTTGCTCTGGTTCCTCCGCGGCGACAGCAATGTCCGGTGGTTGCAGCAGCACGGCGTCAGCATTTGGGACGAATGGGCCCGCGAAGACGGCGACCTCGGGCCTGTCTACGGCGTGCAATGGCGCTCCTGGCCAACGCCCGACGGCGGCCACATCGACCAGATCGCCGAGGTCGTGCAGACGCTCAAGACCAACCCGGACTCGCGCCGCATCCTGGTCAGCGCCTGGAACGTCGCCGAGTTGTCGAAGATGGCGCTGATGCCCTGCCACGCGCTGTTCCAGTTCTACGTGGCGGACGGCCGGCTCAGCTGCCAGCTGTACCAACGCAGCGCCGACATCTTCCTCGGCGTGCCCTTCAACATCGCCAGCTATGCGCTGCTCACCCACATGGTGGCCCAGCAATGCGACCTGGCGGTGGGCGACTTCATCTGGACGGGCGGTGATTGCCACATCTACAACAATCACTTCGAGCAGGTGGAGTTGCAGCTGTCGCGCGAGCCTTTTCCCTATCCGGTGCTGTCCATCAAGCGCCGGCCGGCCTCACTGTTCGAGTACGCCTGGGAGGACTTCGAATTGCTCGACTACCAGCACCATCCGCACATCAAGGCCCCGGTGGCTGTGTGAGCCCTCGGCGCGCGGGCCGGCCGGGCGGCACCACCGGCCGCGCGACTGGCACGCTGCCTGCCCGTCTGATCCGCGCGGCGCCCCGCCGCGCCCCGCCTTCCAAACCCTAGCGGCGCCCGCGCCACCATACCAACATGAGCCTGCCCGACCTGCCTGACCTGAGCATCATTGCCGCCGTCGCGCGCAATGGGGTGATCGGCCGCGACAACGCCCTCATCTGGCACCTGCCGGAAGACCTGCAGCACTTCAAGCGCACCACCCTGGGCTGTCCGGTGCTGATGGGCCGCAAGACCTTCGAGTCGATCGGCCGGCCGCTGCCCGGCCGCCGCAATGTGGTGCTGACGCGCGACCTGCACTGGACCGCCCCGGGCGTGGAGGAGGCACCGTCGCTGCAGGCCGCGCTGGAGCTGCTCAAGCACGCCAGCAAGGTGTTCGTCATCGGCGGCGCCCACGTCTACGCCGAAGCCCTGCCCCTGGTGGACGAGCTCGTGCTGACGGAAATCGACGCTGATTTCGAAGGCGACACCTACTTCCCCGACTGGGACCGCAATGCCTTCGTCGAGGTGTCGCGCGAGACGCACCGCTCGGCCGAGGGCTGGGACTACCACTTCGTCACCTACCACCGCAAACCCGCCGCTGCCGCATGAAGATCGCC
Proteins encoded in this region:
- a CDS encoding dihydrofolate reductase, which codes for MSLPDLPDLSIIAAVARNGVIGRDNALIWHLPEDLQHFKRTTLGCPVLMGRKTFESIGRPLPGRRNVVLTRDLHWTAPGVEEAPSLQAALELLKHASKVFVIGGAHVYAEALPLVDELVLTEIDADFEGDTYFPDWDRNAFVEVSRETHRSAEGWDYHFVTYHRKPAAAA
- a CDS encoding thymidylate synthase, which codes for MSAVPARPVRSQYEDFMRHVYTHGTPKTDRTGTGTRSVFGHQMRFDLNEGFPAVTTKKLHLKSIVYELLWFLRGDSNVRWLQQHGVSIWDEWAREDGDLGPVYGVQWRSWPTPDGGHIDQIAEVVQTLKTNPDSRRILVSAWNVAELSKMALMPCHALFQFYVADGRLSCQLYQRSADIFLGVPFNIASYALLTHMVAQQCDLAVGDFIWTGGDCHIYNNHFEQVELQLSREPFPYPVLSIKRRPASLFEYAWEDFELLDYQHHPHIKAPVAV